The Limnochorda sp. LNt genome includes a region encoding these proteins:
- a CDS encoding PorV/PorQ family protein: MTGMRSKWALALAMVAVLAVGPAVAAADGDGTVVGAGAIFQIGAGARPLALGGAFAGVSEDENALFYNPAGLATLGRPGLTSFYSTQYQVVGYGALGLALRKLGVGALYLNSPGIPGAGEGGEILPNFAYSNLAGLVGAATELGPVAVGVRGKYLLVRSAELVGGDEPDLGPAQGTGAALDAGALVQLGPVRLGLVVENAVATPIRYSTGAVEAWERRLVAGASVRLRSLLLAADVESVGGHSQYYHAGAELGLGLLALRGGITAPMGGDGEDAADSRELTAGIGLRLGSLQVDYAYLMPATLPDSHRLSLALRF, encoded by the coding sequence ATGACGGGCATGCGGTCGAAGTGGGCGCTGGCTCTGGCGATGGTTGCCGTGCTGGCGGTCGGGCCTGCCGTCGCGGCGGCGGATGGCGACGGCACGGTGGTGGGGGCCGGGGCCATCTTCCAGATCGGTGCCGGCGCTCGGCCCCTGGCCCTGGGCGGGGCCTTCGCGGGCGTGTCGGAAGACGAAAACGCCCTCTTCTACAACCCCGCGGGGTTGGCCACGCTGGGGCGGCCGGGGCTCACCAGCTTCTACTCGACGCAGTACCAGGTCGTCGGCTACGGCGCCCTGGGGCTGGCGCTGAGGAAGTTGGGGGTCGGGGCGCTGTACCTCAACTCGCCGGGCATCCCAGGAGCGGGTGAAGGGGGCGAGATCCTGCCGAACTTCGCCTACAGCAACCTGGCGGGGCTCGTGGGGGCGGCGACCGAGCTCGGCCCCGTGGCGGTGGGGGTGCGGGGCAAGTACCTGCTGGTGAGGAGCGCGGAGCTGGTCGGCGGGGATGAGCCTGACCTCGGCCCGGCGCAGGGCACGGGGGCGGCGCTGGACGCCGGTGCGCTGGTGCAGCTGGGCCCGGTGAGGCTGGGGCTCGTGGTCGAAAACGCGGTCGCCACGCCCATCCGCTACAGCACGGGCGCTGTGGAGGCCTGGGAGCGGCGGCTGGTGGCCGGGGCCAGCGTACGCCTGCGCTCGCTGCTGCTGGCGGCCGACGTCGAGAGCGTCGGCGGGCACAGCCAGTACTACCACGCGGGTGCCGAACTGGGCCTGGGCCTGCTGGCGCTGCGGGGTGGCATCACCGCTCCGATGGGCGGCGACGGCGAGGATGCGGCGGACTCTCGGGAACTCACGGCTGGCATCGGCCTGCGGCTGGGGTCGCTGCAGGTGGACTACGCCTACCTGATGCCGGCCACCCTGCCCGACTCGCACAGGCTGTCGCTGGCCCTGAGGTTTTAG
- a CDS encoding S8 family serine peptidase gives MEAFNGRDGIRSWLSVALLAYVLVLSAGLAGAGAGPAAGPDDLPPLEVRTAPTGRYVDGEVLVTVARAPALGIQGGVDADVLARPVEQLGMTVEQSVRAMGGTVRRTITLRQGSQVRVVELPPGMSVPQGIQRIRQQLERANVAAALDRRIYVEPNYLWYPLAVIPDDPDFEYLWGLHNEGQAFLAPLGIGLTGRPDADIDAPEAWELHRDASGVIVAVIDTGVDITHPDLQGIIWVNEDEIPDNGIDDDGNGYIDDVYGWDFYHDDNTVFDPADGDDHGTHVAGTIAAVANNAAGVAGIAWGARIMPLKFLGPEGGSTAAAIQAITYAAQNGATLSNNSWGGGGYSEALRRAIEEAGTLFIAAAGNDGSDNDVSPHYPSSYDLDNVIAVAASDWEDGLASFSNYGGQSVDLAAPGFWILSTVPGGYDWFAGTSMATPHVAGAAALLIAAFPDMPQYPGAPGWSPGAETIKDRLLDSTEHRAAFVGKMQTEGRLNLYNALEGIYPPFIDAFEADVVYGEGSLTVTFSWVIEPRRTGTTVSATIDFGDGTPPQSVGPSGTITHRYQSPGFYVASVHAGTSQGGDSYREIGILVNDPASVLLIDDDGHREFSDVIEEALAVAGIAYVKVPSEYVEAGSLPPNVSNVLVWTAGITVQPSLTTPEIDFLTAYLANGGRLFLTGRGILNDIAGTSFAREYLGIGTVVLDQGATSIAGVPGDLVSAGLAFSGDFPLVDYYNPAGGAVGILTGDAETALPFVGHRYAGDYRLVFAAFDVHRLPVQGTGASDGLATLLGRVYAYLTQASVNRAPVVSYAVTDQINKTLPATVSFEAQVSDPDGDDVYFEWRFWTVPEGGEPTYEAVPSLSTTRTYTEGFDHLVSYVADDGQGNRVERFFYVITAPPSEGARDVVWFVDDPDANSLIVLGPDNWAMLDLTAVGFDVIYADASKLPLISSPDGTAASGAEDFWWFWDGRIWGYPDDYEQRWIASLLDRGGKMWLSGEDLLGMIAGGDFTSTTPVPFMQQYFHVGYVEHDTGYGVLPNLLAGVPTDELGKHQSLSLLWADLGAEGLDFTDTIRPTASGAGVFYDEGPVGDPDYSVVRQAGDYRRVFAAITPQMTLGYGSLQTFFGAESASASLAAPAGKPAPQPTRRLDPSVMPAHPVMQRYQAQRPGPETLQTLQRVLTERVGALSSSSEEPPPVVLLGDYWHELRERVEYGTIPPRAAISPSKLRVAVGEAVEFRDASVDDDGSIISWSWDFGDGNNSDNQHPAHAYDALGTYLVTLTVYDDRGAQSNAAFVQVLVSENSAPVANAGPDRRVRVGYEVVVDGSGSSDPEGDPLTYRWDLVAKPESSEATLSTIDSPTTTFTPDIPGRYVVTLVVNDGYGESLPDVVVFETTNRPVAVAGPDRYGAVNSPILLDGSASYDPDEGESVTGYEWTIVDRPVGAVAEIQPLGEPAAKVHLLVDRPGEYRVRLVVTDSVGEESEPDEVRVVVVQTYVAPNPARHEATFYYDADLAGGTLRIFNVAGRLVRTLALEADGSTTWDLTDAGGRPLASGLYLWVLLDQDGRPVTERPERLVIQR, from the coding sequence GATGACGGTCGAGCAGAGCGTCCGGGCCATGGGCGGCACGGTGCGGCGCACCATCACGCTGCGGCAGGGGTCGCAGGTGAGGGTGGTCGAGCTCCCGCCGGGCATGTCGGTGCCGCAAGGCATCCAGCGGATCCGCCAGCAGCTGGAGAGGGCCAACGTGGCCGCCGCCCTTGACCGGCGCATCTACGTGGAGCCCAACTACCTGTGGTATCCGCTGGCGGTCATCCCCGACGACCCGGACTTCGAGTACCTGTGGGGCCTCCACAACGAGGGACAGGCCTTCCTGGCGCCACTCGGCATCGGGCTCACGGGGCGGCCCGACGCCGACATCGACGCGCCCGAGGCGTGGGAGCTGCATCGCGACGCCTCGGGCGTCATCGTCGCCGTCATCGACACGGGGGTCGACATCACGCATCCGGACCTGCAGGGCATCATCTGGGTCAATGAGGACGAGATCCCCGACAACGGCATCGACGACGACGGCAACGGCTACATCGACGACGTGTACGGCTGGGACTTCTACCACGACGACAACACCGTCTTCGACCCGGCGGACGGCGACGATCACGGCACGCACGTGGCCGGCACCATCGCCGCCGTCGCCAACAACGCGGCAGGCGTGGCGGGCATCGCCTGGGGCGCGAGGATCATGCCCCTCAAGTTCTTGGGGCCCGAGGGCGGCTCCACGGCCGCTGCCATCCAGGCCATCACCTACGCCGCTCAAAACGGCGCGACGCTCTCCAACAACTCGTGGGGAGGCGGGGGCTATAGCGAGGCCCTGAGGCGCGCCATCGAGGAGGCAGGCACTCTCTTCATCGCCGCAGCCGGCAACGACGGATCCGACAACGACGTCTCCCCCCACTATCCCTCGAGCTACGACCTCGACAACGTCATCGCCGTGGCGGCCAGCGACTGGGAGGACGGGCTGGCGTCGTTCTCCAACTACGGCGGGCAGAGCGTCGACCTGGCGGCACCGGGCTTCTGGATCCTCTCGACGGTGCCGGGCGGGTATGACTGGTTCGCGGGGACGTCCATGGCCACCCCCCACGTCGCCGGCGCCGCGGCGCTGCTCATCGCGGCCTTCCCCGACATGCCCCAGTATCCGGGAGCGCCGGGGTGGAGCCCCGGTGCGGAGACCATCAAGGATCGCCTGCTCGACTCGACCGAGCACCGGGCGGCCTTCGTCGGCAAGATGCAGACGGAGGGCCGGCTCAACCTCTACAACGCCCTGGAGGGCATCTACCCGCCGTTCATCGATGCCTTCGAGGCGGACGTGGTGTACGGCGAAGGGAGCCTGACGGTCACGTTCTCGTGGGTGATCGAGCCGCGCCGCACCGGCACGACAGTATCGGCCACCATCGACTTCGGAGACGGCACGCCGCCGCAATCGGTCGGGCCGAGCGGCACCATCACCCATCGATACCAGTCCCCGGGCTTCTATGTGGCGTCCGTCCATGCGGGCACCAGCCAGGGGGGCGACTCCTACCGGGAGATCGGCATCCTGGTCAACGACCCGGCCAGCGTGCTGCTCATCGACGACGACGGTCACCGGGAGTTTTCGGACGTGATCGAGGAGGCCCTGGCGGTCGCGGGGATCGCCTACGTCAAGGTGCCCTCGGAGTACGTCGAGGCCGGGAGCCTGCCCCCCAACGTGAGCAACGTGCTGGTCTGGACGGCGGGCATCACGGTGCAGCCGTCTCTGACGACCCCGGAGATCGACTTCCTGACGGCGTATCTTGCGAACGGCGGGCGCCTCTTCCTGACCGGGCGCGGGATTCTCAACGACATCGCCGGGACGAGCTTCGCCCGCGAGTATCTCGGCATCGGCACCGTCGTGTTGGACCAGGGCGCGACCTCGATCGCGGGTGTCCCGGGCGACCTGGTGAGCGCAGGCCTGGCCTTCTCGGGAGATTTCCCGCTGGTCGACTATTACAACCCGGCCGGCGGGGCCGTCGGCATCCTGACCGGCGACGCCGAGACGGCGTTACCTTTCGTGGGCCACCGGTACGCCGGGGATTACCGGCTGGTCTTCGCGGCGTTCGACGTCCATCGGCTGCCGGTGCAGGGGACCGGGGCGAGCGATGGGCTGGCCACGCTCCTCGGCCGGGTCTACGCGTACCTCACGCAAGCCAGCGTCAACAGGGCGCCCGTCGTCTCCTACGCCGTGACCGACCAGATCAACAAGACGTTGCCCGCTACGGTGAGCTTCGAGGCACAGGTGTCGGACCCGGATGGCGACGACGTGTACTTCGAGTGGCGGTTCTGGACGGTGCCCGAGGGGGGCGAGCCGACGTACGAGGCCGTGCCGAGCCTGTCGACGACCCGCACCTACACCGAGGGCTTCGACCACCTGGTCTCGTACGTGGCCGACGACGGTCAGGGCAACCGCGTGGAGCGCTTCTTCTACGTCATCACGGCGCCGCCGTCGGAGGGGGCCCGCGACGTGGTCTGGTTCGTGGATGACCCTGACGCGAACAGCCTGATCGTCTTGGGGCCGGACAACTGGGCCATGCTGGATCTGACGGCGGTCGGATTCGATGTCATCTACGCGGACGCTTCCAAACTGCCCCTGATATCCAGCCCCGACGGGACGGCCGCGAGCGGGGCCGAGGACTTCTGGTGGTTCTGGGATGGACGCATCTGGGGCTATCCGGACGACTACGAGCAGCGCTGGATCGCCTCCCTGCTCGACCGGGGCGGCAAGATGTGGCTGTCGGGCGAGGATCTGCTGGGAATGATCGCGGGAGGCGACTTCACGTCGACCACGCCGGTGCCGTTCATGCAGCAATACTTCCACGTGGGCTACGTGGAGCACGACACCGGCTACGGCGTGCTGCCCAACCTGCTCGCTGGCGTGCCGACGGACGAGCTCGGCAAGCACCAGAGCCTGTCCCTGCTTTGGGCTGATCTGGGAGCCGAGGGGCTCGACTTCACGGACACCATCCGCCCGACGGCGTCGGGGGCGGGGGTCTTCTACGACGAGGGGCCGGTGGGCGACCCCGATTACAGCGTCGTCCGCCAGGCGGGCGATTACCGGCGGGTCTTCGCCGCCATCACGCCGCAGATGACGCTGGGGTACGGGTCGCTCCAGACCTTCTTCGGGGCCGAGTCGGCGTCCGCATCGCTGGCGGCGCCAGCGGGCAAGCCCGCGCCGCAGCCGACCCGCCGGCTGGATCCGTCGGTGATGCCGGCGCACCCCGTGATGCAGCGGTACCAGGCGCAGCGCCCGGGGCCGGAGACGCTCCAGACCTTGCAGCGGGTACTCACGGAGAGGGTGGGAGCGCTCAGCTCCAGCTCCGAGGAGCCGCCGCCCGTCGTGTTGCTCGGCGACTACTGGCATGAGCTCCGGGAGCGGGTGGAGTACGGCACGATTCCACCCAGGGCGGCCATCTCGCCGTCGAAGCTCCGCGTCGCGGTCGGCGAGGCGGTTGAGTTCAGGGACGCGTCCGTCGACGATGATGGCTCGATCATCTCGTGGTCGTGGGACTTCGGGGACGGCAATAACAGCGACAATCAGCATCCGGCGCATGCCTACGACGCACTCGGCACCTATCTGGTGACGCTGACGGTCTACGATGACAGGGGAGCGCAGAGCAACGCGGCCTTCGTCCAGGTCCTGGTGAGCGAAAACAGTGCTCCGGTCGCGAACGCGGGCCCCGACCGTCGAGTCCGAGTGGGGTACGAAGTGGTCGTCGACGGCAGCGGGTCTTCCGACCCCGAAGGCGACCCCCTCACTTACCGGTGGGATCTCGTGGCGAAGCCGGAATCGAGCGAAGCGACGCTCTCTACCATCGATTCGCCGACGACGACGTTCACGCCGGACATCCCAGGTCGATACGTGGTGACGCTGGTCGTCAACGACGGCTACGGGGAGAGCCTACCCGACGTGGTGGTGTTCGAGACCACCAACCGCCCGGTGGCCGTGGCGGGACCGGATCGGTACGGGGCCGTCAACAGCCCGATCCTCCTAGACGGGTCGGCGTCGTACGACCCCGACGAGGGCGAGTCCGTGACGGGCTACGAGTGGACGATCGTCGACAGGCCCGTCGGCGCCGTGGCGGAGATCCAACCGCTCGGCGAGCCTGCGGCGAAGGTCCACCTCCTCGTCGACCGTCCCGGCGAGTACCGGGTGCGCCTGGTCGTGACGGACTCGGTGGGCGAGGAGTCGGAGCCCGACGAGGTGCGGGTGGTGGTGGTGCAGACCTACGTTGCCCCCAACCCCGCCCGGCACGAGGCGACTTTCTACTACGACGCGGACCTGGCCGGTGGCACGCTCCGCATCTTCAACGTGGCGGGGCGGCTGGTGCGCACGCTGGCGCTCGAGGCCGACGGCTCGACCACGTGGGACCTGACGGACGCCGGCGGGCGGCCGCTGGCCAGCGGGCTGTACCTGTGGGTGCTGCTGGACCAGGACGGCCGGCCCGTGACCGAGCGGCCCGAGCGGCTCGTCATCCAGCGCTGA